CTGTAAGGCAAAGCTGGCTGTACATCCAAGTCAGAATGTCCATGTCCATTCTTCTGCTTATAGTGCTTGGGTTGATCGAAGattatgtgtatatgtatttttCCCTCTACAAGCAGTCCATAGAGTTGTCAGGTAGCAACCCTATGGGTGGGGCCTTGCCCGGGAGGCAAGATGGGGGCAACATAGAGTTGGGGGCAGGATCCACATTCTCTGAGTCTTCCATCCTTTCTGCACACCCTTCCCAGTTGATATGGAATCTTGTTACACGTGGGTTTGAAGCCAAAATATTTCTCTGAAGCTAGAAAACAAACAGCATCAAGAGGGAAATTATTCAGTAGATGTCCTTATATTTGCAGTAAGACATGTTCCATTTTTACATTATACTAAAGCCTGAGCAGTACTGTGGCACACGTGCCCCTGATGATTGAGCGGAGTTTGCACTTTAAGACCAATGTATTAATGGATATTTCGCCCTTCCACAACGCAAAGGTTTAATATAATTCCAAAAAGttgtcccctctcctctaccatcattCATTGCCCTTCATAGATCTGATAAAAAGTGGTAGGTGTAAgcaatagctccacctagtttacACAATATTAATGTAACAGCCCTGTCAGATATGTGAATGGGACCTATGGCAGACGGGAGAGAACAAGTAAagtgcaagtaagcatttcgttggacAGTGTATACCTTATGTATCCTATACATACAACTAACACAACTTGAACATCTTCCTGGAAGGAAACACAGTCAAGCACACAAATTGAGTTTCCTCCTTTACCTGTCCATAGTCAGGTTTTATTGGTGGGTTTTCCCGCAGCTCAGGGTCGGTGTACTCGTTGTTGACGTAGTAGCCGATACGAATGAACTCCTGTCCGCGGTATGTACAGGTGATTAGCGCCACAGTTACGCCGACAGCATCACTTTCTGGAATCAGAcccgtgtttggggcatccgCCTGTTGAAGGATAACATACAGTAGATGAGGTGCAAGGAGGAAGGCAGGAGAAGAGATGGGTAAGAGAGAGGGTGTAGTTTCTATTTCTGATTTCTCCAATACAGCACCAGTGTTGTGATTATGTTATAAGCTCATTGTTATTGTTTGGGAAAGGTTTCCATCGCTAGGGCTGTCACTAAGGTCAGAATCAATCTCTGCATCATCAAATCAGTTGCTTTGTGAAGGTGTTAACAAATGTTCACAGTTGGCCATTGTTATGTAAATTATATCTTAAAAGTACTAGTGGCCTGGCTTTGGCCCAAGTCAGAGCAGGCCCACTGGGAGAGAGAAATTAAGAGGGCCAAGGAAAGCTGCAGCCAGACTACTGCAGCCAGACTACTGCTGAAATAACATTGTTAGTTACTGCCATCTATACAAAACTCACCTGGAACACAAACATGTGCCTCCCGGCTGGTACTGGGCCAACCAGAACAGAGTCAAGGGTCTGGTCATACTCTTCACTCTCTGCTGAACCCACATATATTATCTTCCACTCAAGATCTGCAACACAAaaaagtatcaaatcaaatcactgtCTTCCGGACCCACAAACTCAGTTCGAAATGTTGGAGAAAGCAAGGAAATTGCTGGACTGTGAAGACTGCTCTGGTCAGAATGCTGTTATCAATGACACCTGTGAATtgagggtagtgggttcgattcccgggaccacccatacgtagaatgtatgcacacatgactgtaagtcgctttggataaaagcgtctgctaaatggcatattatttattattatttatttgattgTTTGGGTAGATAACGCGAAAGGCAAGTGGACATGTCAATGCGTGTTCCTCCGTCAGAATTCCCGCCGCAGCCAACAAAATACAAACAAAAGTTGGACACCATTCTGGCTAAGCTAGCCAGCTATAAGCAAAGTAGCCAACTAACTAGAAATATCAACTAACGCCATCGTGTAGCTAAGCAATATCACAAAGTACAATGTGTTTTATGTATttatatgtttaaaaaaatacaaataaacgaGCCACCTCTTTGTTCAGTAGACATAAGGGATCAATTAACCATTGTTTGCCACCGGTCGAATAATTACTTTAATTCTCATCTGACAATTTATGGCAAGTTTGCTAACGTTAGTTCGCTAGCTAAATTGCCAGTTTGAACATGAAGTAGCTAGCCTAGTTGAGAATCTCAGTTAGCTAACTAGCGAGGCAACCTTAGAAAACTAGCCATAAATCGTCTGAGATTTAGCTAgcgagctaacgttagcaagctagcCATAAATCGTTAGATGAGAATAAACAAAGTAATTTTTCGACAGATGAGCACAACACTTACCTTCTGGCAGGTCTTCCATGCACTCAAATGTTATTTCGAATTGAAATGGGTTTCCGAATCGACTCGGGTTATCGAGGACAGCGACATTTAGTACTTGAACCTTCGCCATTATTGCGGCTCCTGCTGCGAGTGACGGACACTCTGGCTGAGAGCAAATTTTCCCGGGGGAAGGTTTCAGGCCTCAACAATGTAGCAACTAGCAAGCAATGTGTTCACGCAGCGtacacaaagataaattataTCACTGAAGAAATTCGGTTGTTGCATTTAAAAATGCATCTGATTTCGCAGGTTGACAGCTACGCTTTAGTGTAATTTTGAAATTACTTGGTAGATATATCTTATTGTTATGATAGCCTGCTATATGAGACAATCATTTCAAcagaaattgtattttttttaaagaaagtgcCATTAATGTTTTAAGTATTTACTGTTATCTGGAATATTCCCCTGACTAGTTTTGTTCAAAACAACTATTTCAAAAACCACCCGCCAGTAAATTTCACAAAGCCACCAAAATGTCGAAGGAAATGGGGCGGGTGGTTTTTCTGTTCTAAACGATGATTCACTGGATAGAACAACAGTAAAGCTATGATTGGCAAGCAACAAGCATGTAGTGCTCGAACAACGCCACAAGCCGCATGCAATAACGTTTCAGGTAGGAATTCAATTGACACGACCCTACTCCCGCATGTACCCATTGCTTTGACCAAAGCAAAAAACACAACCACTGTACCAAATTCAGCCACTCTTTTAGATGGAAACATGCCTACATGTGTGTCGATACATGGGAGACCATTAACCGAAGGACCTATGTGGCAGGGATACTTTCTGCACACATAATGATGTGACTAATCAGTGCTTTTTGCAGACTGcagaatgtaggcctacataacATACAATATTGGGGTGGTTATGGGTTGACAATCAACCACACCAAATACAAACATGGAAATAGAATCATACATGGATCAGATTGTGTTTTCTATGCCAGTCTTCAGTCACATTATAGCATAGGCCTAGATGAAACTGCGATTAGGCAAGGATTAAGGGACCATGATTAGCTGTGTTTATGGTATTTCAGGATTATTTTTTATCTTGCTTTGAGGATAGGGTCAGCTAGAAAAATATAATTGCTCTCCACTAGAGGTCCTAAAACTGCAAACAAATTCTCACCATGCACTCACATGAAACACGTGTTCCTTAAAATACAGGATTTAAAAAATGCAGCCCAAATTTTCTCAAAATGTTCAGTGTTTACTCATTGGGCCTGAACATATTCCACAGCCTTTTATCTTTCTTTTGCAGATGGAAAAAAAAGGTAGATGAACACTTTCAAGGCTTCCGACACAtcaatagaacagtgtagaactTGAGAAAGGGTCCCATAGAACTATAATAGTAAAGGAtccataatgagagagagagaagagcaatgGGAGGAAGTAGGCTCCATTGAGCAGGTAGATTTCTGTCCACTAGTCCGGTGCCTCATCATACAAAGGGTATCTGTCTGTTGTACCACAGGTTGATACTAGGCTCAGGTACTGTAACATGAGACTGAAGTGAACCATGTGACCATAGGGGCGACGTGAGGAGGGAATTTAAAAAAACTGTTTTACATAGTTAAACCTATACAGGTAGTCTAATATGATATATATCAAAATAAACCCATTCAGCCAGTAAAACGGCTTTGCCATCGGATTTAGTTTGCAGATTATTTTTCAGACATTGTTGGGAGCGGTTTATTCATAAACACGTCCTGACATATGATCCAGTTTCGGTTCACCCACTCACTCGTTTAGGTGAGGCGGCGGAAGCGAGACGGTGTTTTTTTTTCGCAAGGAGTTGGATTGATCCCCGTTGCCTAAAACGGATATCAACATTATTCGGTGAAAAGGTGTGTATAATGTTCTGTAcaggtctgtctataataaaaTTATATACTTCTTGTATTATTAGATCGACTAATTTGTTGTGGAGCAGGAGTGCAGTTTATCTTTACATAAAATGGCTTGGAAGTATTGGAAATTAATTATGGGGCACTATAAATCCTATACTTTACAATAATTTTATTTCGATAGGATGCTACTTTTACAACATTTACTAAGAATATGACTCATGAATTGTCATTTGTTATCTCAatgccctccctccccacctccctgaACAGGTGCAATTGTTCACATACACCACTAGTTTTACTAAATCAGCCAACCTTAAACGGGGGTGGTCATGTTTCGACATGGTGCTGAATTAATCACAATTGTAATTTTGCCTCTATGGTTAAATGTACATTTTAGACATTTAgctgatgctcttatccagagcgacttccaggagccattagggttaagtgccctgCTTAAGGGGACATCGTCAGATTTTTTTTATCTCGTCGGCTCAGAGATTctaaccagcgacctttcagttactggcacaacgctcttatccgctaggctacctgcagccctaTCAATTTCCGGTTGGACAGTTTCTGACAGTCTGAAATGTTTATAATAACTTGATCCATTGTATTGTCATGGTATGGGATAATTGTTTTTCCTGGGACTTACAATGATTCTATGCAGAATGAAGTATAGAAAGCTGTTGTGATTTCATCTTCTCTTACATTTTATGTCACTTTATGAACCAGACTCAATAACATTGGGGTTTCGATAGAGACTCGGGCTCAGTGTGGCTCCTCATGAACGGTTCTTTTGTTCTTTAACACCATCTCACCTTCATCTCTCTAGAGCGGCCCTGGAGACTGACACCGGTGTGCTTGTCTGCTGAGCACTACTCCTGATGAAATGGCCCCGACCTGATGTCCAGGCGTCCCCTTGCTGATGGTCTATCCTCTTTAGAACCCATTGGTTTAAATGGAGATGGCACTGCTCCCAGACATCGCGGCCCGGCCTGGTCTCCTGGCTGGGAGTGTCCTACTCCTGGTCTTGGGGAGTAATCCTTCCTGGGTTGTGGGTGAGTCATGCCACCGCctctacaaccccccccccccccatccttctTGTGAAATAACCCCAACACCACCACACTAGATTGTCTCTGTACTTGGAACAATATGTACCTTACTTGGAAAAATATGCATAAAAACACAAAAGCAGGGTGCACACAATTCTAGCCATTACTCAATAAAAAACTAAAGCATGCAGTAACATGCCAACAGGTTGTACAAATATTTTGTAATGCGTGAGAGCTTTGGGTAGGAACCATTGGTATGAAAAGCTCTGGTACACCCACTTTTCCTAATGCGGACATGTGATTTCTCTGATAGAAGTATGGTAATACTTAATGCTTGTATCTGTATCTTTATTACTGGTTCTAAAGTATGTATGAGCCCTTCTATGTTTTATTTTACACTGCTATTCGTCAGTCCACTGAACTGTTAGTCAGGA
The sequence above is a segment of the Oncorhynchus gorbuscha isolate QuinsamMale2020 ecotype Even-year linkage group LG16, OgorEven_v1.0, whole genome shotgun sequence genome. Coding sequences within it:
- the LOC124000068 gene encoding histone chaperone asf1b-B; this encodes MAKVQVLNVAVLDNPSRFGNPFQFEITFECMEDLPEDLEWKIIYVGSAESEEYDQTLDSVLVGPVPAGRHMFVFQADAPNTGLIPESDAVGVTVALITCTYRGQEFIRIGYYVNNEYTDPELRENPPIKPDYGQLQRNILASNPRVTRFHINWEGCAERMEDSENVDPAPNSMLPPSCLPGKAPPIGLLPDNSMDCL